In Pedobacter africanus, a single window of DNA contains:
- a CDS encoding MauE/DoxX family redox-associated membrane protein: MNRPKITFIISLLLALTFVYTAGLKLWGYVHSKTGFDFFPFVKDYHQLLFWGLIVMQLALAGCLLFRRLRLTGLYATFFLLVALDTYLYVMLHYADHVPCFCTGVVPGLSWNGHLWFTIGFTLLAGTGIALLPNDIHARG; encoded by the coding sequence ATGAATAGACCCAAGATAACTTTTATCATATCCCTGCTTTTGGCTTTAACCTTTGTTTATACGGCGGGCCTCAAACTTTGGGGTTATGTGCATTCAAAAACCGGTTTTGATTTCTTTCCGTTTGTTAAAGATTATCATCAGCTGTTGTTTTGGGGCTTGATAGTTATGCAACTGGCGTTAGCGGGCTGTTTGCTGTTCCGCAGGCTAAGGCTAACGGGATTGTATGCTACTTTTTTCTTGCTTGTCGCATTAGATACATATCTGTATGTAATGTTGCATTATGCTGATCATGTACCTTGTTTTTGTACGGGTGTAGTGCCTGGCTTGTCTTGGAATGGGCATTTATGGTTTACAATTGGTTTTACATTATTGGCAGGAACGGGTATAGCGCTTTTGCCTAATGATATTCATGCGCGTGGATAG